The nucleotide sequence CTCGCGCAGGAAGCGCGCGCCGAGCGCGCTGAGCATCCCCGCGCCGCCATCCGTCGTGGCGCTGCCGCCGACGCCGAAGACGATCGTGCGGGCGCCCGCGTCGAGCGCCGCGCGCAGCAACTCGCCGCTGCCGTACGTGGTCGCGGTGAGCGGCGCGAACACCCCGGCCGGCAGATGGCGCAGCCCGGACGCCTCGGCCATCTCCACCACGGCCGTGGTCCCGCGCAGCGCGTACGCCGCCGTCACCGGCGCGCCCAGCGGCCCGGTGACCCGCGCCTCGCGCCGTTCGAACCCTGCCGCGACGGCCGCGTCCACCGTGCCGTCCCCGCCGTCGGCGACGGGCAGCGCCGCGATCCGCAGCCCCTCGCCGCCTTGGGGCGCGCCGCGGCGCAGCCCCGCCGTGACGTGCTCGGCGACCTCCACCGCCGTGAGCGAGCCCTTGAACTTGTCCGCGGCGATCAGTACGCGCTTCGGGGGCGTCGCCTGCCCCTCCGCCCACGTCTTGGTCTCTGTCGCGGCCTCTGCCTTCGAAGCGTCCGTTACGTCTGAAGTCTCCGTAGCGCCCGAAGTCTCCGTCGAAGCGTCCGTCACCTTGGTAACTCCTCGCATTCGCACAGGCGGTCGCGCCGCTGTGACCCTATCCGGCGCGGGCTCACCGGTACACCCACCTCATATGGGTACACCTGACCCATGGCCCTCAGCGGGAGCGCACTCGCGGACCGGATCCACGGCGGCTGGCTCGGCCGGATCGCCGGGAACATGCTCGGCAAGCCCATCGAAAACGGCGACTACTGGACCCGCGACCGCATCGACCGGTATCTGCGCCGCGCCGACGCCCTGCCGCTGACCGACTACCTCCCCGCGCTGGAGCCGCCGCCCGACCCGGTGGAGTTCGCGCTGCGCCCCGAGTGGCAGAGTTGCGTCCGCGGCCGGATCCACGGCAGCTGCCGCGACGACGACGTGGACTACTCCGTCCTCGGCCTGCACCTGCTGGAGACCCACGGCCGCGGCTTCACCACCGAGCAGGTCGGCGAGGTGTGGCTGCTGCGGCTGCCGTATCTGCAGACCTTCACCGCCGAGCGGGCCGCCTACCGCAACCTCACGGCCGGGGTGAAGCCGCCGCTCAGCGCGACCCTCGACAACCCCTACCAGGAGTGGATCGGCGCCCTGATCCGCGCCGACGTCCACGGCTGGGTCAACCCCGGCGATCCGCACCGGGCCGCCGCGATGGCCCGCCGGGACGCCGTCCTCTCGCACACCGGCAACGGGGTGTACGGGGCGATGTGGGCGGCCGCGCTGATCGCGGCCGCGTTCACGGCGGACGGTCCGCGCGCCGCCGTCGCGAGCGCCCTGGACCGGATCCCGCCGCGCTGCCGACTGGCCCGTACGGTGCGCAGGGCCGCGTCCCTGCACGACGCGGGCGTGGCGTGGGCGGACGCGCTCGCCCAGCTGGAGCTGGAGACCGCCGGGCTGCCCTGGATCCATGTCGTCCCCAACGCCGCCGTTCTTACGGCCGGACTGCTCTACGGCGCGGGCGACTTCACGACGACGATCGCCCTGACGGTGCGCGGCGGTCTGGACACCGACTCCAACGGCGCCACGGCCGGGTCGGTCGCGGGGGTGCTGTGCGGCGCGGCGGCCATCCCGCGGCAGTGGACCGAGCCGCTGGAGGACCGGGTGCGCAGCGCCGTCTTCGGCTTCGACGGCGCCCGCATCAGCGACCTGGCGGCCCGTACGCACCGGCTGGCGGTCGCATCGGAGCGCTAGCCGGTCTCAGTCGGCCCGACGACGGTGTGGGCCGGCCGGATCGGCGATCCGGTCCAGCCACTCCCGCAGGAGGCCGCGTTCGGACGCGGTAAGGGCGTCGGTCCGGGGCAGTGCGGCGCGGAGGGTGACGGCGGCCGCGACGGGACCGGGTTCGGCGGAGGCGGGGGCGTCCGTGGTGATCGCCGCGATGGCCGCCTCGCGGGCGGTGCGGGACAGCTCCGGATCGCGGCGGTCCTCGGGCGTGGCGATGAGCGTGAGCGTCGTACCGCAGCCCGCCGCGTGGACGAGGGCCGCGGCGCGCTCCTCGGGGATGGCGAGCCGCCCCGCCTCGGCGATGCGCCGGATGAGCCGGGCGAGCATCTCGAAGGCGGCGACGGAGGCCGGCGAGGACACGCCGGGGCGGTGCCCGCCGTACATCAGCGAGTACAGCGCCGGGTTGGCCAGGCCGAGGCCGATGTGCAGATCCCAGCCGGCGCGCAGGTCCTCGACCGGGTCATCGGTGGGTTCCTCGGCGGTCTTGCTGCTCAGGTACTCCGTGAAGCCGTAGGCGACGACCGCGTCGAGCAGGCCCTGCTTGTCACCGAAGAGCCGGTAGATGGTCGGCGGCTGCACCCCGGCGGCGGAACTCACCGCCCGGGTCGAGACGGCGTCGGGCCCGCCTTCGGACAGCAGCCGGGCGGCGGCCGTGACGATGCGTTCGCGGTGTCCGTCGCGGTCGCGGTTCGCGTCGTGGCCGCGGCTCGCGTCATGGCCACGGTTCGCGTCGTGGGTCCCGTCGCGGCTCCCGTCCACCGTGGTGACGTCCTCGCTCTCCATGCTTCCGACGATAACAGAATCGCGTTAGCAGTCATTCGTTTCCGGTGATACGTTGACGGCGATATCACCGGAAACAGCGAGGAGAAATCGCCATGATCATCGTTACCGGAGCCAATGGCCAGCTCGGCCGGACGGTCGCCGAGCGGCTGCTGAAGCGCGTCCCCGCCGGGGAGATCGGCGTCAGCGTGCGCGACGTGGAGGCGGCACGGGACCTCGGCGCGCAGGGCGTGCGCGTCCGCCGGGGCGACTTCGACGACCCGGAAACCCTCCCCCACGCCTTCGAGGGCGCCTCGCAGGTCCTGATCGTCTCGACGGGCACCACGGGCGAGGCCGCCGTCCGAGGCCACCGCGCGGCCATCGACGCCGCGGCGGCGGCCGGGGCCAAGCGGATCCTCTACACGAGCCACATGGGCGCGAACCCGTCCTCCCCCTTCCACCCGATGCCCGACCACGCCGCCACCGAGGAGGCGCTGCGGCGGTCCGGTGTCCCCTTCACCTCGCTGCGCAACGGCTTCTACGCCTCATCGGCCCTGGAGCTGGTCAGGGCCGCGCTCGAAACGGGCGTCCTGGCCGTGCCCGAGGACGGGCCGGTCGCCTGGACCGCCCATGCCGACCTCGCCGACGCGGCGGTCCTCGCCCTCACCGACGAGGTCCTGGACGGCCTGAGCCCCGCGCTCACCGGCCCCGAGGTCATCGACATGGCCGGTATCGCGGAGATCCTCACACGGCTGACGGGCCGCCCGATCCGCCGGGTGGTCGTCTCCGACGACGACTACCGCGCGCAGTTGGTCGCCCATGGCGCGCCCGAGTCGGCGGCCGACCTCCTCGTCGGCCTCTTCGCCGCCAGCCGCGATGGCGACTTCGCGCCGGTCGACCCCACGCTCGCCGAACTGCTCGGCCGGCCCACGGTGCGCCTGGAGGACTACCTGAAGTCGGCTGTCGCGCCGCCCCGGTGACGTACCGGACCTAACCCCGGGCCCGGCCGGGGAAAGGCGCTCGCCGTCGGCCGTGCGGCGTGCGTACGCTCGCCGCATGAGCAGCGAGACAACGCACCGGCCGCTGGTGGGGATCCTGAGCGGGGCGGGCATCTCCACCGACTCCGGGATCCCCGACTACCGCGGTCCGCAGGGGCTTTGGCGGCGCGACCCCGAGGCCGAGAAGCTCGTGACGTACGAGTACTACATGACCGACCCGGAGATCCGGCGCCGCTCCTGGCAGATGCGGCGCGACAGCGAGACGCTGCGCGCCCGGCCCAACGGGGCGCACGAGGCCGTCACCCGGCTGGAGCGCTCGGGGGTGCCGGTGCGGGTGATCACCCAGAACGTGGACGGGCTGCACCAGATCGCCGGGATGCCCGCGCGCAAGGTGCTCGAACTGCACGGCACCGCGCGGGCCGTGCTGTGCACCCACTGCGAGGCGCGGTCCGGGATGGAGGAGGCGCTGGAGCGGGTCGCGGCGGGTGAGGCGGATCCGGCGTGCCAGGACTGCGGCGGGATCCTGAAGTCGGCCACGGTGATGTTCGGGGAGAGCCTCGATCCGGAGGTGCTGACCGAGGCGGTCGCGGTGGCGCAGGCGTGCGAGATCTTCATCGCGGTCGGCACCAGCCTCCAGGTCCAGCCCGCGGCCTCGCTCGCCGGGCTGGCCGCCGAGCACGGCGCCCGGCTGATCATCGTCAACGCCGAGCCGACGCCGTACGACGAGCTCGCGGACGAGGTCGTCCGCGAGCCCATCAGCACGGCTCTGCCCGCCCTGCTGGACCGCATCGCCGCGGGCTGATCTCTGACTTCAGCTTCAGCTGATCGCCGACTTCAGCTTCAGAAGAGGCCGGGCAGTTCTTGCCGCGACTCGAACTCCAGCAGCCGCCGCTTGCGGTCCAGACCGCCGCCGTAGCCGGTAAGGCTGCCGCTGGAGCCGACGACGCGGTGGCAGGGGACGATGATGCCGACCGGGTTCTTGCCGTTGGCCAGGCCCACCGCGCGGGAGGCGGTCGGCTGGCCGATGTGGTCGGCCAGCCGGCCGTACGACCAGGTCTCGCCGTACGGAATGGCCCGCAGCTCGGCCCAGACGCGGCGCTGGAAGGGCGTGCCGTCCAGGTGCAGCGGCAGGTCGAACTCGGTCAGCTCGCCCGCGAAGTAGGCCGTGAGCTGGCGGATGGTCTCGGCGAAGGGGGCGTCGGCTGGGTCGCCGGGGCCGCCGAAGGTCTCCTCGGGTGGGCGGTGGCGCTGCTCGACCATGTAGAGGCCGGACAGGTCGGTGCCGGTGGCCACGAGGGTGAGGGGGCCGTAGGGGCTGTCGATGGTGGTGTGGGTGCGAATCACGGTGTTCCTCGGCGGCTCTGGTGTGTTGGGTGCGATGCGATGCGGGTCGGGCGGCTTAGCGGTGTAGCGGGGCGCCGTTTCGTTGCCGGGTGCGGCCCGGTGGCCGGTTTGTGCCCACCCGTTCCTCCCCCAGCTACCGCTGGGAGGTGCCCCCCTGCGGAACGATTGCCCACAAAGCGGTCCGCTCTCCGGCTGGAGGCGGGTCATGCCGCGGGCAGGCGGTTGATGGCGTGGGCGGCGTCCGTCGCCCAGAGGTACTGGACGGCGTACGCGCGCCAGGGGCGCCAGCGCGCCGAGTGGCGGGTGAGGGCGCCGGGCGTGGCGGGCAGCCCCAGTTCGGCGGCGGCGCGCCGCACCCCGAGGTCGGTCGGGACGAAGGCGTCCGGGTCGCCGAGTGCGCGCATCGCGATCACCTCTACGGTCCAGGGGCCGAGCCCCGGCAGCGTGCCCAGGGCCGCGCGGGCGTCGTCCCAGTCACTGCCGACGCCAAGTGCGACCCGGCCCTCGGCGAGCGCGCCGACCAGCCCGGTGAGGGTAGCGCGGCGGGTGCGGGGCATGGCCAGCGTCTCGGGGTCCAGTCCGGCGAGGGCCTGGACGGACGGGAAGAGGTGGGTCAGGCCGCCCGCCGGGTCCTCCACCGGCTCGCCGTGCGCCGCCACCAGGCGCCCGGCGTGGGTGCGGGCGGCGGCCGTGGACACCTGCTGGCCGAGCACGGCGCGCACCGCGAACTCGTCCGCGTCCACCGCGCGCGGCACCCGCCGCCCCGGGGCCTTGTCGACCAGCGGCGCCAGTTGGAGGTCCGTACGCAGCAGGTCGTCCACGGCGGCCGGGTCCGCGTCGAGGTCCAGCAGCCGCCGGCAGCGGCTGATCGCCCCGGCCAGGTCGCGGAGGTCGGCCAGCGAGAGCTGGCAGGCGATGTGGTCCGGCCGCGGGCTCAGGGTGACCACCCCGGGCCCGTACGGCAGCCGCAGCGTCCGCCGGTAGGCGCCGTCGCGCCACTCCTCGACCCCGGGGACGCCGGTGGCGGCCAGATGCCCGAAGAGGTTGTCCGGGCACAGCGGCGCCCGGAACGGCAGCCGCAGCGTGAGCGCCCCCGGCACGCTGGTCCGCGGCCCGCGGGTGGCCCGCTGCCGCAGCTCGGTCGGGGAGAGCGCGAAGACCTCCCGTACGGTCTCGTTGAACGCGCGGACACTGGCGAACCCGGCCGCGAAGGCGATGTCCGCCATCGGGAGCGCGCTGGTCTCGATGAGCAGCCGGGCGGTCTGCGCCCGCTGCGCCCTGGCCAGCGCGAGCGGGCCCGCGCCGAGCTCGGCGAGCAACTGCCGCTCGACCTGCCGGGTGCTGTATCCCAGCCGGGCCGCCAGGCCCGGCACCCCGTCCCGGTCCACCACGCCGTCGGCGATCAGCCGCATGGCCCGCGCGACGAGGTCGGCGCGCTCGTTCCACTGCGGCGATCCGGGGCTGGCGTCCGGACGGCACCGCTTGCAGGCCCGGAACCCGGCCTGCTGGGCGGCCGCGGCGCTGGGGTAGAACCGCATGTTCTCGGCCTTGGGCCCGACGACCGGACAGCTCGGCCGGCAGTAGATCCCGGTGGTCACGACGGCGACGAAGAACCACCCGTCGAAGCGGGCGTCCTTCGCCTGTGCGGCGCGGAGGCAGCGGTCGGTGTCGGTGTGCATGGGTCCAGCATCCGTCAGCGGGCGGGTCCGTTCTCGCGGGAATCCGACATTGACCTCACCGGGCGACACCCGCCCGCGGCGGCCCGCGCCATGTCCCCGTTCCGGCGGTGTTTGGTGCGAAGGGGCAGACCGGGGGCCTGATGATCGGCATGATGAGGAATGTGACGGAACACCGTGAGATACCCCTGGCGAACGGCACCACCGTACGGCTGGAACTGGCTCCCGTAGGGGACGCCTCTTTCGAGGACGCGTACGGCGGCGTCGGTGGCGTGACCCCGGTGGGGCGCGGTGCGCAGGCCGCGGTCACGCTCGCCAACGCCAGTCTGAGCGTCATCCTCCAAGGGCTGGGGTCGGTGCTGGAGGACGTGCACGACGCCGTCCGCTCGACTCCCCATCCGCCCCAGGAGTTCACCGTGCAGTTCGGGGTGCAGGTCGGCCAGGACCTCAAACTCGGCATCGTGGGCGCCAATGGGAACGCCAACTTGACGCTCTCGGCCACCTGGAGGCCGTCGGAGCAGCCCGAGCCGACGGTGCCACCGCAGCCGCCACAGCCGTCCCGGCCCGGCTCCTCGGCCTGAGCCATGGGGTGGTTCCACGCGCACGGGTCCTTGTCGCGGCCCGCCGTATCCATTCTCGCCAAGGCCGACGGAAGACCGGCGGGCGCGGGCGTCCTGCTGCCCCGCCGCCATCTGCTGACCTGCGCTCATGTGGTCAACAGCGCCCTCGGAAAGGACAGGCTGGCCCCGGATCACCCGGGCCCGGTCGCCGTTCCCGTACGGCTCCACGGACCGGAGCACACCGTCGAGGCCGAGGCCGAGCTGGCGGTCTGGATACCGCCCCGGACGGACGACGGCGGCCTGGGCGCCTTCGAGTGGAACGGCGACCTCGCCGTACTGCGGCTGTCCGCGGCCCTGCCGCCCGCGATCGAGCCGCCGCGCTGGCACCCGATGGCCCAGCGGCAGCTCGTACGGGCCTGGCACGGCAGCGGTGAGCCAGGGGTCTTCGCCGATGCCGAAGTGAGCGAATGCGACGGGCGGTTCGGCTACTTCGACGGCGCCGAGCGCGCCCTGGACATCGAACCCGCCTACAGCGGCGGCCCGTTGTGGTCCAACGAGGAGGGCGCCGTCGTCGGGCTCGTGACGGCGAAGCTCCGCATCCAGGGGACGCTGCGCCGCGCCTGGGGAATCCCCTGGCAGCGCGTGGCGCGGGAGCTGCACGACGCCGGGGCGGGCCATCTGCTGCCCCGGCAGCCCGAGGAGGACGTACGCGACCACCCGGGCTACGCGGAGCTCGTCTCCCTGCTGGACGGGCCGCTGCCGCGGTCCGAGGGCTGGATACGCTCCTGCCGGACGGTCGCCCGGCAGTGCGGCCTCGACCATCGCGCGGACGGCGTGCCCTCCGCCGACGAGTTCGCCCATCTGCTGCTCACCCGGGGGCGTGCCCTGCCCGCGCTGGTCGAGGCGGTGCGCGGCACGGCGGGCACGGCGGCCGACGACCTCCTCGCGATCGGACGCCGTTGCGGTCTGCCCAAACTGCTCTCGCCGGGTGAGCACGAGCGGCTGCTGGTCCTGCTGCGCGCCCTGCCCACGGCCGCCGCGGCCGGTGTCCCCGGGGCCGTACGGGCGGCGCTGCCGCTGGCGGCCCTGCCCGCGGCGCTGCTCACGGGCGGTGACGGCGGACATGGCGGCGACGGCGGCCACTGTGATGAGGGCGGGAACGGCACCGGCCCCGGCGGACGGTTCGAGGCTCTGATCGCCCATCTGGAGGGGCTGCACGGCGACAGCTCGCCGATCGACGACGGGGTCGTGGCCGTGCCGGGGCTGCTGCGCGCCGTGGAGTTCGTGGCCGCCGGGTGCTGTCCGGCGGACCGGCGCACCCCGCTGCGGCGGTGGAACGCGGCGGTCGCCCGCCGCCTCGGCGTCCATGACGCCGCCATGACCGAACGCCGCCTCGAGGCCGAGCAGTGGGCACAGAGCGCCTCCCGGGGCTCCGCGCCCCGCGTCGTGGCGAAGCTGGACCTCTGCGGGTCCCCATCGGGCGGCACATCGGCGACGGCGCGGGAGGAGCCGGAGCGGTACCGGCTGCGGCTGTGGTGCGACGACGGGGACGGGCTGCGCCAGGTGTCGGACGACAGTGAACGGCCGCGCGGCGCCGAGGAGGTGGCCCAGGAGATCTTCGCCGCCGTGGGCTCACTGCGCCGCCCCGACCCCTCGGGGCCACGGCCCGTCATCGAACTGATCGTGGACCGGGACGCCCTGGAGGTGCCCGTGGACCGCTGGAAGGCCGCGGGGCCGGGCGCGGTGCTCCCCATGCGGCTCGGCACTCCGTACCCCCTGGTCGTCAACTGCCCCGAGCTGCGGGAGCTGAACGGCGGCACCATGCTCGACCAGTGGCGGGAGCGCTGGGTCCGGCTGGACGCCGAGGAGCCCGTGCACATCGACGACGCCACGGCCCCGGACCCGGAGGCGGTGTGCGGGCTGGTCATGGAGCGGCTCACCGCCCGGGTCACCATCGATGTGGCGGCCCACCGGCGCACCGGGGTGGTGCAGATGTGTCTCGCCGCGGGCATTCCGGTGGTGCTGTGGGATCGGAGCGGGGAGGCGGGATCCCCGGCCGTGCGGCACGCGGCGGAGGTG is from Streptomyces hygroscopicus and encodes:
- a CDS encoding methylated-DNA--protein-cysteine methyltransferase, producing the protein MIRTHTTIDSPYGPLTLVATGTDLSGLYMVEQRHRPPEETFGGPGDPADAPFAETIRQLTAYFAGELTEFDLPLHLDGTPFQRRVWAELRAIPYGETWSYGRLADHIGQPTASRAVGLANGKNPVGIIVPCHRVVGSSGSLTGYGGGLDRKRRLLEFESRQELPGLF
- a CDS encoding ADP-ribosylation/Crystallin J1, with the translated sequence MALSGSALADRIHGGWLGRIAGNMLGKPIENGDYWTRDRIDRYLRRADALPLTDYLPALEPPPDPVEFALRPEWQSCVRGRIHGSCRDDDVDYSVLGLHLLETHGRGFTTEQVGEVWLLRLPYLQTFTAERAAYRNLTAGVKPPLSATLDNPYQEWIGALIRADVHGWVNPGDPHRAAAMARRDAVLSHTGNGVYGAMWAAALIAAAFTADGPRAAVASALDRIPPRCRLARTVRRAASLHDAGVAWADALAQLELETAGLPWIHVVPNAAVLTAGLLYGAGDFTTTIALTVRGGLDTDSNGATAGSVAGVLCGAAAIPRQWTEPLEDRVRSAVFGFDGARISDLAARTHRLAVASER
- a CDS encoding regulatory protein TetR codes for the protein MESEDVTTVDGSRDGTHDANRGHDASRGHDANRDRDGHRERIVTAAARLLSEGGPDAVSTRAVSSAAGVQPPTIYRLFGDKQGLLDAVVAYGFTEYLSSKTAEEPTDDPVEDLRAGWDLHIGLGLANPALYSLMYGGHRPGVSSPASVAAFEMLARLIRRIAEAGRLAIPEERAAALVHAAGCGTTLTLIATPEDRRDPELSRTAREAAIAAITTDAPASAEPGPVAAAVTLRAALPRTDALTASERGLLREWLDRIADPAGPHRRRAD
- a CDS encoding DNA-3-methyladenine glycosylase, giving the protein MHTDTDRCLRAAQAKDARFDGWFFVAVVTTGIYCRPSCPVVGPKAENMRFYPSAAAAQQAGFRACKRCRPDASPGSPQWNERADLVARAMRLIADGVVDRDGVPGLAARLGYSTRQVERQLLAELGAGPLALARAQRAQTARLLIETSALPMADIAFAAGFASVRAFNETVREVFALSPTELRQRATRGPRTSVPGALTLRLPFRAPLCPDNLFGHLAATGVPGVEEWRDGAYRRTLRLPYGPGVVTLSPRPDHIACQLSLADLRDLAGAISRCRRLLDLDADPAAVDDLLRTDLQLAPLVDKAPGRRVPRAVDADEFAVRAVLGQQVSTAAARTHAGRLVAAHGEPVEDPAGGLTHLFPSVQALAGLDPETLAMPRTRRATLTGLVGALAEGRVALGVGSDWDDARAALGTLPGLGPWTVEVIAMRALGDPDAFVPTDLGVRRAAAELGLPATPGALTRHSARWRPWRAYAVQYLWATDAAHAINRLPAA
- a CDS encoding NAD-dependent deacetylase, producing the protein MSSETTHRPLVGILSGAGISTDSGIPDYRGPQGLWRRDPEAEKLVTYEYYMTDPEIRRRSWQMRRDSETLRARPNGAHEAVTRLERSGVPVRVITQNVDGLHQIAGMPARKVLELHGTARAVLCTHCEARSGMEEALERVAAGEADPACQDCGGILKSATVMFGESLDPEVLTEAVAVAQACEIFIAVGTSLQVQPAASLAGLAAEHGARLIIVNAEPTPYDELADEVVREPISTALPALLDRIAAG
- a CDS encoding NmrA family protein → MIIVTGANGQLGRTVAERLLKRVPAGEIGVSVRDVEAARDLGAQGVRVRRGDFDDPETLPHAFEGASQVLIVSTGTTGEAAVRGHRAAIDAAAAAGAKRILYTSHMGANPSSPFHPMPDHAATEEALRRSGVPFTSLRNGFYASSALELVRAALETGVLAVPEDGPVAWTAHADLADAAVLALTDEVLDGLSPALTGPEVIDMAGIAEILTRLTGRPIRRVVVSDDDYRAQLVAHGAPESAADLLVGLFAASRDGDFAPVDPTLAELLGRPTVRLEDYLKSAVAPPR